A portion of the Melitaea cinxia chromosome 1, ilMelCinx1.1, whole genome shotgun sequence genome contains these proteins:
- the LOC123669202 gene encoding mRNA turnover protein 4 homolog, translating into MPKSKRDKKVSLTKTNKKGLLLKQKTIEDIRNTLSKYEHIFLFTVDNMRNTKLKDLRNDWKDSRFFFGKNKVMAVALGRTKSDEVEDQLNLLSKRLKGQCGLLMTNRDVSEVLEYFKKFRETEYARAGFIATRDVILPKGPLEDFSHSIEPHLRRLGLPTTLERGVITLIKEYQVCKKNATLTPEQASILKLLGIQLAKFKVVIKCHWTKGKGFHKDLDVPTDDETSDNDEKIIEDEQMEDDESS; encoded by the exons ATGCCGAAATCAAAGAGAGataaaaaag TTTCATTAACAAAAACCAACAAAAAGGGTCTTcttctaaaacaaaaaactattgAAGATATAAGAAACACACTTTCGAAATATGAACATATATTTCTGTTTACCGTTGATAATATGcgtaatacaaaattaaaagatCTGCGTAATGATTGGAAAGACTCCAGATTTTTCTTTGGTAAAAATAAAGTCATGGCAGTAGCACTTGGACGAACGAAAAGTGATGAAGTCGAAGATCAACTTAACTTG ctTTCCAAAAGATTAAAAGGACAATGTGGTTTACTCATGACAAACAGAGATGTTAGTGAggtattagaatattttaaaaagtttcgtGAGACTGAGTATGCGAGAGCTGGATTTATTGCAACCCGTGATGTAATCCTACCTAAAGGGCCACTCGAAGATTTTTCGCATTCTATAGAACCACATCTGCGACGACTTGGACTTCCCACAACCTTAGAAAGAGGtgttattactttaataaaagaatatcaG GTTTGCAAAAAGAATGCCACTTTGACACCAGAACAAGCAAGTATATTGAAACTTCTGGGTATACAGTTGGCAAAATTTAAAGTGGTTATTAAATGTCACTGGACTAAAGGAAAAGGATTCCATAAGGATTTGGATGTGCCAACAGATGATGAAACAAGTGATAATGATGAGAAAATTATTGAAGATGAACAAATGGAAGATGATGAATCATCATAG